In one Oscillospiraceae bacterium genomic region, the following are encoded:
- the ilvD_1 gene encoding dihydroxy-acid dehydratase yields MRSDNVKKGVERAPNRSLFYALGYTSEELERPLIGIVSSQNEIVPGHMNLDKIVEAVKAGVRMAGGTPIVFPAIAVCDGIAMGHIGMKYSLVTRDLIADSTEAMALAHQFDGLVLVPNCDKNVPGLLMAAARLNIPSIFVSGGPMLAGRLTDGRRTCLSHMFEAVGAYKAGRLDDGGVREYEENACPSCGSCSGMYTANSMNCLTEGIGMALRGNGTIPAVMSARLRLAKHTGMQIMELVEKGIKPRDIMTEAAFHNAETLDMALGCSTNSMLHLPAIAHECGVELDLDMANEISRKTPNLCHLAPAGDTYIEDLDRAGGVYAVMKELTKRGLLDTSLLTVTGRTVAENLEGVENLDPTLIRPIDNPYSPYGGIAVLKGTLAPEGCVVKQSAVAEEMMVHTGPARVFDSEEDAIAAIYAGKIVSGDVVVIRYEGPKGGPGMREMLNPTSAIAGMGLDKEVALITDGRFSGATRGASIGHVCPEAAQGGPIALVREGDLVAIDIPNCKIDLLVDADELARRAAAWTCPAPKVKTGYLARYAKLVTSAARGAVLE; encoded by the coding sequence ATGCGCAGCGACAACGTGAAGAAGGGCGTGGAGCGCGCCCCCAACCGCTCCCTGTTTTACGCCCTGGGCTACACCAGCGAGGAGCTGGAGCGCCCCCTCATCGGCATCGTCTCCAGCCAGAACGAGATCGTCCCCGGCCACATGAACCTGGACAAGATCGTGGAGGCGGTGAAGGCGGGCGTGCGCATGGCGGGGGGCACCCCCATCGTCTTTCCCGCCATCGCCGTGTGCGACGGCATCGCCATGGGGCACATCGGCATGAAGTACTCCCTGGTCACCCGGGACCTCATCGCCGACTCCACCGAGGCCATGGCCCTGGCCCACCAGTTCGACGGCCTGGTGCTGGTGCCCAACTGCGACAAGAACGTGCCCGGCCTGCTGATGGCGGCGGCCCGGCTCAACATCCCCTCCATCTTCGTCTCCGGCGGCCCCATGCTGGCCGGGCGGCTGACGGACGGGCGGCGCACCTGCCTGTCCCACATGTTCGAGGCGGTGGGGGCCTACAAGGCGGGCAGGCTGGACGACGGCGGCGTGCGGGAGTACGAGGAGAACGCCTGCCCCTCCTGCGGCTCCTGCTCCGGCATGTACACCGCCAACTCCATGAACTGCCTCACCGAGGGCATCGGCATGGCCCTGCGGGGCAACGGCACCATCCCGGCGGTGATGTCCGCCCGGCTGCGGCTGGCGAAACATACCGGAATGCAAATCATGGAGTTGGTTGAAAAGGGCATAAAGCCCCGGGACATCATGACCGAGGCCGCCTTCCACAACGCCGAGACCCTGGACATGGCCCTGGGCTGCTCCACCAACTCCATGCTCCACCTGCCCGCCATCGCCCACGAGTGCGGCGTGGAGCTGGATTTGGACATGGCCAACGAGATCTCCCGCAAAACCCCCAACCTCTGCCACCTGGCCCCCGCCGGGGACACCTACATCGAGGATCTGGACCGGGCGGGGGGCGTGTACGCCGTGATGAAGGAGCTGACGAAGCGGGGGCTGCTGGACACCTCCCTGCTCACCGTCACGGGCAGGACGGTGGCCGAGAACCTGGAGGGGGTGGAAAACCTGGATCCCACCCTCATCCGCCCCATCGACAACCCCTACTCCCCCTACGGCGGCATCGCCGTGCTCAAGGGCACCCTGGCCCCCGAGGGCTGCGTGGTGAAGCAGTCCGCCGTGGCGGAGGAGATGATGGTGCACACCGGCCCCGCCCGGGTCTTTGACAGCGAGGAGGATGCCATCGCCGCCATCTACGCGGGCAAAATCGTCTCCGGCGACGTGGTGGTCATCCGCTACGAGGGCCCCAAGGGCGGCCCCGGGATGCGGGAGATGCTCAACCCCACCTCCGCCATCGCGGGCATGGGGCTGGACAAGGAGGTGGCCCTCATCACCGACGGGCGCTTCTCCGGCGCCACCCGGGGGGCCTCCATCGGCCACGTGTGCCCTGAGGCGGCCCAGGGCGGGCCCATCGCCCTGGTGCGGGAGGGCGACCTTGTCGCCATCGACATCCCCAACTGCAAGATCGACCTGCTGGTGGACGCGGACGAGCTGGCCCGGCGCGCCGCCGCCTGGACCTGCCCCGCGCCCAAGGTCAAGACCGGCTATCTGGCCCGGTACGCCAAGCTGGTCACCTCCGCCGCCCGCGGCGCGGTGCTGGAGTAA
- a CDS encoding GntR family transcriptional regulator: MEKKSLSQQTAERLYTRIVVEKLFRPGEKLPNELEWSAELGVSRATLREAIRALSTQGVLEVRRGKGTFVSRRVAEIGDFGFDRLDRVRVQLRDLFELRRIFEPQVARLACRRATEEELAEILARGEAVERCILEGRDRTQADRAFHAAIVRASHNEFMVRLMPVIDEAVAAAITSGGHGEELAEDTRRDHALLMDFFRRRDESGAEHAMAIHMHHSIDVLELDGGRGGDGAPTDGGAFGR; this comes from the coding sequence ATGGAGAAAAAAAGCCTGTCCCAGCAGACGGCGGAGCGGCTGTACACCCGCATCGTGGTGGAGAAGCTGTTCCGGCCGGGGGAGAAGCTGCCCAACGAGCTGGAGTGGTCGGCGGAGCTGGGGGTGAGCCGGGCCACCCTGCGGGAGGCCATCCGGGCGCTGAGCACCCAGGGGGTGCTGGAGGTGCGCCGGGGCAAGGGCACCTTCGTGTCCCGGCGGGTGGCGGAGATCGGGGACTTCGGCTTCGACCGCCTGGACCGGGTGCGGGTGCAGCTGCGGGACCTCTTCGAGCTGCGGCGCATCTTCGAGCCCCAGGTGGCCCGCCTGGCATGCCGCCGGGCCACGGAGGAGGAGCTGGCGGAGATCCTCGCCCGCGGGGAGGCGGTGGAGCGCTGCATCCTGGAGGGGCGGGACCGCACCCAGGCCGACCGGGCCTTCCACGCCGCCATCGTCCGGGCCAGCCACAACGAGTTCATGGTGCGCCTGATGCCCGTCATCGACGAGGCGGTGGCGGCGGCCATCACCTCCGGCGGCCACGGGGAGGAGCTGGCGGAGGACACCCGGCGGGACCACGCCCTGCTGATGGATTTTTTCCGCAGGCGGGACGAGAGCGGCGCGGAGCACGCCATGGCCATCCACATGCACCACAGCATCGACGTGCTGGAGCTGGACGGCGGTAGGGGGGGTGACGGAGCGCCCACCGATGGCGGCGCCTTTGGGAGATAG
- the ilvC gene encoding ketol-acid reductoisomerase (NADP(+)), with translation MAKMYYEKDCELSYLNGKKIAIVGYGSQGHAHAQNLRDSGCDVIVGLHKGGKSWAVAEKDGFEVMTVAEATQKADIIMILINDERQADMYKADIAPYLTDGKAIAFAHGFNIHFKQIVPPAGVDVFMVAPKGPGHTVRSQYVAGKGVPCLIAVEQNATGDAYRLGLAYVAGIGGARAGVMETTFKDETETDLFGEQAVLCGGVVELMKLGFETLVEAGYEPENAYFECIHEMKLIIDLINKGGVAMMNYSISDTAEYGEYVSGPRVLPYDETKKRMKDVLTDIQNGKFAGRWIAENKNGRTFFNASRAMLANHGMETVGAELRKNMLWGDDNNPDTASN, from the coding sequence ATGGCTAAGATGTACTACGAGAAGGACTGCGAGCTGTCCTACCTCAACGGGAAGAAGATCGCCATCGTCGGCTACGGCAGCCAGGGCCACGCCCACGCCCAGAACCTGCGGGATTCCGGCTGCGACGTGATCGTGGGCCTGCACAAGGGCGGCAAGAGCTGGGCCGTGGCCGAGAAGGACGGCTTCGAGGTCATGACCGTGGCCGAGGCCACCCAGAAGGCCGACATCATCATGATTCTGATCAACGACGAGCGCCAGGCCGACATGTACAAGGCCGACATCGCCCCCTACCTCACCGACGGCAAGGCCATCGCCTTCGCCCACGGCTTCAACATCCACTTCAAGCAGATCGTGCCCCCCGCGGGCGTGGACGTGTTCATGGTGGCCCCCAAGGGCCCCGGCCACACCGTGCGCAGCCAGTACGTGGCGGGCAAGGGCGTGCCCTGCCTCATCGCCGTGGAGCAGAACGCCACCGGCGACGCCTACCGCCTGGGCCTGGCCTACGTGGCGGGCATCGGCGGCGCCCGCGCCGGCGTGATGGAGACCACCTTCAAGGACGAGACCGAGACCGACCTCTTCGGTGAGCAGGCCGTGCTGTGCGGCGGTGTGGTGGAGCTGATGAAGCTGGGCTTCGAGACCCTGGTCGAGGCCGGGTACGAGCCCGAGAACGCCTACTTCGAGTGCATCCACGAGATGAAGCTCATCATCGACCTCATCAACAAGGGCGGCGTGGCCATGATGAACTACTCCATCTCCGACACCGCCGAGTACGGCGAGTACGTCTCCGGCCCCCGCGTGCTGCCCTACGACGAGACGAAGAAGCGCATGAAGGACGTGCTCACCGACATCCAGAACGGCAAGTTCGCCGGGCGCTGGATCGCCGAGAACAAGAACGGCCGCACCTTCTTCAACGCCTCCCGCGCCATGCTGGCCAACCACGGCATGGAGACCGTGGGCGCCGAGCTGCGCAAGAACATGCTCTGGGGCGACGACAACAACCCCGACACCGCCTCTAACTGA
- a CDS encoding acetolactate synthase small subunit codes for MKENITRHTLSVLVENAAGVLSQVSRLFSRKGYNIESLAVGTTDDPAVSRITIEVMGDSKMLEQVMNQLRKLFPVYSVQELLPERSIRRELVMFKVRAETPDIRNEVIQIANIFRASIIDVSLKSLTLALIGDETKADAMQKLLEAFGILELVRTGMVALERGAYTISDENKEKNEFNYGKNFI; via the coding sequence ATGAAAGAGAATATCACCCGCCACACCCTCTCCGTCCTGGTGGAGAACGCCGCCGGCGTGCTGAGCCAGGTCTCCCGCCTCTTCTCCCGCAAGGGCTACAACATCGAGAGCCTGGCCGTGGGCACCACCGACGATCCCGCCGTGTCCCGTATCACCATCGAGGTGATGGGGGACTCCAAGATGCTGGAGCAGGTGATGAACCAGCTGCGGAAGCTCTTCCCCGTCTACTCCGTGCAGGAGCTGCTGCCCGAGCGGAGCATCCGCCGGGAGCTGGTCATGTTCAAGGTGCGGGCCGAGACCCCGGACATCCGCAACGAGGTCATCCAGATCGCCAATATCTTCCGGGCCTCCATCATCGACGTGTCCCTCAAGTCCCTCACCCTGGCCCTTATCGGCGACGAGACCAAGGCCGACGCCATGCAGAAGCTGCTGGAGGCCTTCGGCATTCTGGAGCTGGTGCGCACCGGTATGGTGGCCCTGGAGCGGGGCGCCTACACCATCAGCGACGAGAACAAGGAGAAGAACGAGTTCAACTACGGCAAGAATTTTATCTAA
- the ilvB gene encoding acetolactate synthase, which translates to MKMKSPQILMECLLEQGVDTVFGYPGGTILNVYDELELHGYKDKIRHILTAHEQGASHAADGYARATGKVGVCFATSGPGATNLTTGIATAYYDSSPVVFITVNVAEPLVGKDTFQEVDITGITMPITKCNYLVRRAEDLADVIREAFAIARSGRPGPVLIDILKNVTYDEADYEYLPVSEHGKHGRLGAMLRRASHDLKAPEPDYGDIQALLDMIEAAQKPLILVGGGVIRSKGAVAEFRRFFEKLNAPVASTIMGGGACPGSHPLFTGMIGMHGSHASNMAVDQCDLLIAIGCRFSDRVATDPKTFAQQAKIVHIDIDRAEIDKNVITDHHIIGDARRVLELLNEKLPPHDYPEWKQWVFSHEEVPLKHDDKLHAHEILETISDLTGGKAIIATDVGQHQMWSAQYYHFSRPGQLITSGGFGTMGFGVGAAMGAKVGNPNETVVLCTGDGCFRMNCHELSTVEHYGIPIIIVIFDNGTLGMVRQWQHLIYGERYSQTDLDRGPDFVKLAEAYGLQGGRAASQPEFEALLKTAIDSGKPWVIDCAIDKDAMVHPMVPGGAPVTSFLLD; encoded by the coding sequence ATGAAAATGAAGAGCCCGCAAATCCTGATGGAGTGCCTGCTGGAGCAGGGGGTGGACACCGTGTTCGGCTACCCCGGCGGCACCATCCTCAACGTATACGACGAGCTGGAGCTGCACGGCTACAAGGACAAGATCCGCCACATCCTGACCGCCCACGAGCAGGGCGCCTCCCACGCGGCCGACGGCTACGCCCGCGCCACCGGCAAGGTGGGCGTGTGCTTCGCCACCTCCGGCCCCGGCGCCACCAACCTGACCACCGGCATCGCCACCGCCTACTACGACTCCTCCCCCGTAGTGTTCATCACCGTCAACGTGGCGGAGCCCCTGGTGGGCAAGGACACCTTCCAGGAGGTGGACATCACCGGCATCACCATGCCCATCACCAAGTGCAACTACCTGGTGCGCCGGGCGGAGGATCTGGCCGACGTGATCCGGGAGGCCTTCGCCATCGCCCGCTCGGGCCGTCCGGGGCCGGTGCTCATCGACATCCTGAAAAACGTCACCTACGACGAGGCCGACTACGAGTACCTGCCCGTGTCCGAGCACGGCAAGCACGGGCGGCTGGGCGCCATGCTCCGCCGGGCCTCCCACGACCTGAAGGCCCCCGAGCCAGACTACGGCGACATCCAGGCCCTGCTGGACATGATCGAGGCCGCCCAAAAGCCCCTGATCCTGGTGGGCGGCGGCGTAATCCGCTCCAAGGGCGCGGTGGCCGAGTTCCGCCGCTTCTTCGAGAAGCTCAACGCCCCCGTGGCCTCCACCATCATGGGCGGCGGCGCCTGCCCGGGCAGCCACCCCCTCTTTACCGGCATGATCGGTATGCACGGCTCCCACGCCTCCAACATGGCGGTGGACCAGTGCGACCTGCTGATCGCCATCGGCTGCCGCTTCTCCGACCGGGTGGCCACCGACCCCAAGACCTTCGCCCAGCAAGCCAAGATTGTACATATCGACATCGACCGGGCGGAGATCGACAAGAACGTCATCACCGACCACCACATCATCGGGGACGCCCGGCGGGTGCTGGAGCTTCTGAACGAGAAGCTGCCCCCCCACGACTACCCGGAGTGGAAGCAGTGGGTTTTCTCCCACGAGGAGGTGCCCCTCAAGCACGACGACAAGCTCCACGCCCACGAGATCCTGGAGACCATCTCCGACCTCACCGGCGGCAAGGCCATCATCGCCACCGACGTGGGCCAGCACCAGATGTGGTCGGCCCAGTACTACCACTTCTCCCGCCCCGGCCAGCTCATCACCTCCGGCGGCTTCGGCACCATGGGCTTCGGCGTGGGGGCCGCCATGGGGGCCAAGGTGGGCAACCCCAACGAGACGGTGGTGCTGTGCACCGGCGACGGCTGCTTCCGCATGAACTGCCACGAGCTGTCCACCGTGGAGCACTACGGCATCCCCATCATCATCGTCATCTTCGACAACGGCACCCTGGGCATGGTCCGCCAGTGGCAGCACCTGATCTACGGGGAGCGCTACTCCCAGACCGACCTGGACCGGGGCCCCGACTTCGTGAAGCTGGCCGAGGCCTACGGCCTCCAGGGCGGCCGCGCCGCCAGCCAGCCGGAGTTTGAGGCCCTGCTCAAAACCGCCATCGACTCCGGGAAGCCCTGGGTCATCGACTGCGCCATCGATAAGGACGCCATGGTTCACCCCATGGTCCCCGGCGGCGCGCCGGTCACCAGCTTCCTGCTGGATTAA
- the rnfC gene encoding electron transport complex subunit C: protein MKLSFYGGVHPSEHKEESCHAAVTELKSAPVQVAIPMSMHLGAPCAPVVQVGDTVSVGQKIAEITGLGAPIHASVSGKVVAIEPRPYSGGGKSLSVVIENDFKDTPCHDLTPHPDFTKLSTDEIVEIVKQAGITGMGGAGFPTHVKISSGLGKVDTLILNGAECEPYITSDHRLMLESGERIVGGVQILMQAFGLKKATIGVEANKPDAIEHMQGLLSGKETGIEVLSLRTRYPQGAEKQLIQRVTGREVPPGGLPAHVGCAVFNISTAAAVYDAVVDGRPLTRRIVTVTGGAIASPKNLLVPFGTPISQLIEEAGGFKENPDRVLMGGPMMGIAQYDLSCVNIKGTNAILCLTKAEAAPHVADPVCLRCARCVNVCPMHLTPVNMHMFAEKRMWEEVERLNVLDCIECGSCNFICPARIPLVQSFRTAKFEIRGLQMKAKAAKEAKA, encoded by the coding sequence ATGAAACTATCCTTTTACGGCGGCGTGCATCCCAGTGAGCACAAGGAGGAGTCCTGCCATGCGGCGGTGACCGAGCTCAAGAGCGCGCCTGTACAGGTGGCCATCCCCATGTCCATGCACCTGGGCGCGCCCTGCGCGCCCGTGGTACAGGTGGGGGATACGGTGAGCGTGGGGCAGAAGATCGCCGAGATCACCGGCCTGGGCGCGCCCATCCACGCCAGCGTCTCCGGCAAGGTCGTGGCCATCGAGCCCCGGCCCTACTCCGGCGGCGGCAAGTCCCTCTCGGTGGTCATCGAGAACGACTTCAAGGACACCCCCTGCCACGATTTGACGCCCCATCCCGACTTCACCAAGCTCTCCACCGACGAGATCGTGGAGATTGTGAAGCAGGCGGGCATCACCGGCATGGGCGGCGCCGGCTTCCCCACCCACGTGAAGATCAGCTCCGGCCTGGGCAAGGTGGACACGCTGATCCTCAACGGCGCGGAATGCGAGCCCTACATCACCTCCGACCACCGGCTGATGCTGGAGAGCGGGGAGCGGATTGTGGGCGGCGTGCAGATCCTGATGCAGGCCTTCGGCCTGAAGAAGGCCACCATCGGCGTGGAGGCCAACAAGCCCGACGCCATCGAGCACATGCAGGGCCTGCTCTCCGGGAAGGAGACCGGCATTGAGGTGCTCTCCCTGCGCACCCGGTACCCCCAGGGCGCTGAGAAGCAGCTCATCCAGCGGGTGACCGGCCGCGAGGTGCCCCCCGGCGGGCTGCCCGCCCACGTGGGCTGCGCCGTGTTCAACATCAGCACCGCCGCCGCCGTGTACGACGCGGTGGTGGACGGCAGGCCCCTGACCCGGCGCATCGTCACCGTCACCGGCGGCGCCATCGCCAGCCCCAAGAACCTGCTTGTGCCCTTCGGCACCCCCATCAGCCAGCTCATCGAGGAGGCGGGCGGCTTCAAGGAGAACCCCGACCGGGTGCTCATGGGCGGGCCCATGATGGGTATCGCCCAGTACGACCTGTCCTGCGTCAACATCAAGGGCACCAACGCCATCCTCTGCCTGACAAAGGCGGAGGCCGCGCCCCACGTGGCCGACCCGGTCTGCCTGCGCTGCGCCCGGTGCGTCAACGTGTGCCCCATGCACCTGACCCCGGTGAACATGCACATGTTCGCCGAAAAGCGCATGTGGGAAGAGGTGGAACGCCTCAACGTGCTGGACTGCATCGAGTGCGGATCCTGCAACTTCATCTGCCCCGCCCGCATCCCCCTGGTGCAGTCCTTCCGCACCGCCAAGTTTGAAATCCGCGGCCTTCAGATGAAGGCGAAGGCCGCAAAGGAGGCGAAAGCATGA
- the rnfD gene encoding electron transport complex subunit D, with the protein MNSENKIELKLSVASSPHVCSPMDTTKLMLNVILALIPALCIAVYFFGPRALTVTVVSVLGCEFFEWGYRKLLHKPSAVADCSAPVTGILLAFVCPVTIPYWMLLIGDFFAIVVVKQLFGGLGRNFMNPALGGRAFLMLSYLSTMTKWAVPGTDNWAPIGAVGQDYIDAFTSATPLATMHPHLDVATGLTTLGLPEGTSLVDLFVGSVGGCLGEVSALLLLLGGVYLIWRGIIHARIPVSFIGTVAVLTFIFSRGQPHFEWMMYNLLSGGLFLGAFFMATDYTTSPVTKKGEVIFGVGCGVLTVFIRYFGAYPEGVSYAILIMNVCVWLIDKVGAPNRYGVTAEARKAAKEAKKAAKKEAGAQ; encoded by the coding sequence ATGAACAGCGAGAACAAAATTGAGCTCAAGCTCTCGGTAGCCTCCTCGCCCCACGTCTGCTCCCCCATGGACACCACCAAGCTGATGCTCAACGTGATTTTGGCCCTGATCCCCGCGCTGTGCATCGCGGTCTACTTCTTCGGCCCCCGGGCTCTGACGGTCACCGTGGTGAGCGTGCTGGGCTGCGAGTTCTTCGAGTGGGGCTACCGCAAGCTGTTACATAAGCCCAGCGCGGTGGCCGACTGCTCGGCCCCCGTCACCGGCATCCTGCTGGCCTTTGTCTGCCCGGTGACCATCCCCTACTGGATGCTGCTCATCGGCGATTTCTTCGCCATCGTGGTGGTCAAGCAGCTCTTCGGCGGCCTGGGCCGCAATTTCATGAACCCCGCCCTGGGCGGGCGCGCGTTCCTGATGCTCTCCTACCTGTCCACCATGACCAAGTGGGCCGTCCCCGGTACCGACAACTGGGCCCCCATCGGCGCGGTGGGCCAGGACTACATCGACGCCTTCACCAGCGCCACCCCCCTGGCCACCATGCACCCCCACCTGGACGTGGCCACCGGCCTGACCACCCTGGGCCTGCCCGAGGGCACCAGCCTGGTGGATCTGTTCGTGGGCAGCGTGGGCGGCTGTTTGGGCGAGGTCAGCGCGCTCCTGCTGCTGCTGGGCGGCGTGTACCTCATCTGGCGGGGCATTATCCACGCCCGCATCCCCGTGTCCTTCATCGGCACCGTGGCGGTGCTCACCTTCATCTTCTCCCGGGGCCAGCCCCATTTTGAGTGGATGATGTACAACCTGCTCTCCGGCGGCCTGTTCCTGGGCGCCTTCTTCATGGCCACCGACTACACCACAAGCCCCGTCACCAAGAAGGGCGAGGTTATCTTCGGCGTGGGCTGCGGTGTGCTCACCGTGTTCATCCGCTACTTCGGCGCCTACCCCGAGGGCGTCAGCTACGCCATCCTGATTATGAACGTGTGCGTGTGGCTCATTGACAAGGTGGGCGCGCCCAACCGCTACGGCGTCACCGCCGAGGCCAGAAAGGCCGCCAAAGAGGCCAAAAAGGCCGCCAAGAAGGAGGCTGGTGCACAATGA
- the rnfG gene encoding electron transport complex subunit G, with amino-acid sequence MSETKTAVKKTPGIAQLAVTLLAISAVCALLLGLVNLITADKIAAAKAEKTAAAKQLVLAADSYEPMSFVDDSGLVVAMDRAGDAGYVVEVTPSGFGGLIDMMVGVNADGTVSGVSIISMSETSGLGSNAKKDWFREQFVGGSGTLRVNKDGGDIQALTGATITSRAVTNGVNAALAAVAALG; translated from the coding sequence ATGAGCGAGACGAAAACCGCAGTCAAAAAGACCCCCGGCATCGCCCAGCTGGCCGTGACCCTGCTGGCCATCAGCGCGGTGTGCGCGCTGCTGCTGGGCCTGGTGAACCTGATCACCGCCGATAAGATCGCCGCCGCCAAGGCGGAAAAGACCGCCGCGGCCAAGCAGCTGGTGCTGGCCGCAGACAGTTACGAGCCCATGTCCTTCGTGGACGACAGCGGCCTCGTGGTGGCCATGGACCGGGCCGGGGACGCCGGCTACGTGGTGGAGGTCACGCCCTCCGGCTTCGGCGGGCTCATCGACATGATGGTGGGCGTCAACGCCGACGGCACCGTGTCCGGCGTGTCCATCATCAGCATGAGCGAGACCTCCGGGCTGGGCTCCAACGCCAAAAAGGACTGGTTCCGTGAGCAGTTCGTGGGCGGCAGCGGCACCCTGCGCGTGAACAAGGACGGCGGCGACATCCAGGCTCTCACCGGCGCCACCATCACCTCCCGCGCGGTCACCAACGGCGTCAACGCCGCCCTGGCGGCCGTCGCGGCGCTGGGCTAA
- the rnfE gene encoding electron transport complex subunit E, which produces MNVKNQFKEGLITQNPVLVQLLGMCSVLAITTTLFNGIGMGLSVTIILICANVVISLLRKIIPNKIRIACFIVVIATFVTMVDLLLQAFVPALAENLGVFIPLIVVNCIILGRAEAFASKNNIGASAMDGLAQGVGYTLVLLAMCIIREFLGNGTFGTGVFGAEGIRILPESLPALGMALPVGGFLTLAVLIAAMQWALNRPKKGGKKNEEVAK; this is translated from the coding sequence ATGAATGTAAAGAACCAGTTTAAGGAAGGCCTGATCACCCAGAACCCCGTGCTGGTGCAGCTTCTGGGCATGTGCTCGGTGCTGGCCATCACCACCACCCTCTTCAACGGCATCGGCATGGGCCTGTCGGTGACCATCATCCTCATCTGCGCCAACGTGGTCATCTCCCTGCTGCGCAAGATCATCCCCAACAAGATCCGCATCGCCTGCTTCATCGTGGTCATCGCCACCTTCGTCACCATGGTGGACCTGCTGCTCCAGGCCTTCGTGCCCGCCCTGGCGGAAAACCTGGGCGTGTTCATCCCCCTGATCGTGGTCAACTGCATCATCCTGGGCCGCGCCGAGGCCTTCGCCTCCAAAAACAACATCGGCGCCTCCGCCATGGACGGCCTGGCCCAGGGCGTGGGCTACACCCTGGTGCTGCTGGCCATGTGCATCATCCGCGAGTTTTTGGGCAACGGCACCTTCGGCACCGGCGTGTTCGGGGCCGAGGGCATCCGCATCCTGCCCGAGAGCCTGCCCGCGCTGGGCATGGCCCTGCCCGTGGGCGGCTTTTTGACCCTGGCGGTGCTCATCGCGGCCATGCAGTGGGCCCTGAACCGCCCCAAGAAGGGCGGCAAGAAGAATGAGGAGGTGGCCAAGTAA
- the rnfA gene encoding electron transport complex subunit A, translated as MDIFSLLSIALGAILANNFIFSQFLGICPFMGVSKKTDTALGMGMAVIFVMGLASAVCYPINKFLLVNPAIYGDGPNLGFMQTIAYILVIASLVQFVEMFLQKAMPSLYQALGIYLPLITTNCAVLGVVLLNTQNNYNFIESVVYGVTGGIGFLVAIVLFSSVRERLEVTAECPKAFEGFPIALVTAGLIALAFMGFTGLKVW; from the coding sequence ATGGATATTTTCAGCCTGCTGTCCATCGCGCTGGGCGCCATCCTGGCCAATAACTTCATCTTCTCCCAGTTCCTCGGCATCTGCCCCTTCATGGGCGTGTCCAAAAAGACGGACACCGCCCTGGGCATGGGCATGGCGGTTATCTTCGTCATGGGCCTGGCCAGCGCCGTGTGCTACCCCATCAACAAGTTCCTGCTGGTCAACCCCGCCATCTACGGCGACGGGCCCAACCTGGGCTTTATGCAGACCATCGCCTACATCCTGGTCATCGCGTCCCTGGTGCAGTTCGTGGAGATGTTCCTCCAGAAGGCCATGCCCTCCCTGTACCAGGCCCTGGGCATCTACCTGCCCCTGATCACCACCAACTGCGCGGTGCTGGGCGTGGTGCTGCTCAACACCCAGAACAATTACAACTTCATCGAGAGCGTCGTCTACGGCGTCACCGGCGGCATCGGCTTTTTGGTGGCCATCGTCCTGTTCTCCAGCGTGCGCGAGCGGCTGGAGGTCACGGCCGAGTGCCCCAAGGCCTTTGAGGGCTTCCCCATCGCCCTGGTCACCGCCGGGCTCATCGCGCTGGCGTTCATGGGCTTCACCGGCCTGAAAGTTTGGTAA